One window from the genome of Acidihalobacter ferrooxydans encodes:
- a CDS encoding Stp1/IreP family PP2C-type Ser/Thr phosphatase, which produces MTDPSEYEWHAVSDRGLVRQKNEDYVVADGKIGVFVLADGMGGHRGGEVASEIAAKTVLKHLQSKVPELLPGELDERVGYTGESVAAREAVIKANQEIYQTAQTQPQYEGMGTTLVVVAFYLDRMSVAHVGDSRLYRFRQGQLAQLTSDHTMRQELIDRGFYTENEAGNMIQRNLVTRALGVDTSVAVDVREDLVLPDDFYLMCSDGLYDMLDDEMIAAVIKEENSTENCAHKLVNMANSSGGKDNISVICIRKKSGHRTHNNNWIHRLLRRNR; this is translated from the coding sequence ATGACAGACCCGAGTGAATATGAATGGCATGCTGTATCCGACCGCGGACTTGTGCGGCAAAAAAATGAAGACTATGTAGTAGCTGATGGAAAAATTGGTGTATTCGTTCTGGCCGACGGGATGGGTGGACACCGCGGTGGCGAAGTCGCGAGTGAAATTGCGGCGAAAACAGTACTCAAGCATCTTCAATCGAAAGTTCCAGAACTATTACCTGGTGAATTAGATGAACGGGTCGGTTACACAGGCGAAAGCGTTGCCGCGCGTGAGGCAGTCATCAAGGCAAACCAGGAAATCTATCAAACCGCACAGACACAACCACAATATGAAGGCATGGGAACTACCCTCGTGGTTGTTGCATTCTATCTCGACAGAATGAGTGTCGCGCATGTCGGAGATTCCCGACTGTACCGTTTCAGGCAAGGCCAGTTAGCGCAGTTGACAAGTGACCACACCATGCGCCAGGAGCTGATCGACCGTGGCTTTTATACTGAGAACGAAGCCGGCAACATGATCCAGCGCAACCTGGTAACCAGAGCCCTAGGGGTGGACACCAGTGTTGCGGTTGATGTTCGTGAGGATCTGGTCTTGCCAGACGATTTTTACCTTATGTGTTCTGATGGACTTTACGACATGCTTGATGACGAAATGATTGCCGCCGTCATCAAAGAAGAGAATTCAACCGAGAACTGCGCACATAAACTTGTCAATATGGCAAACAGTAGCGGCGGCAAAGATAATATCTCAGTCATCTGCATACGTAAGAAATCCGGTCATCGAACACATAATAATAATTGGATACATCGATTATTGAGGCGAAATAGATGA
- a CDS encoding serine/threonine-protein kinase codes for MRESFWTREWFLGLILSLAAIIAAALGQFKYLDHALYGAATHFTVAAPTQRIAIISIDTKSLESLGPWPWPRSRIAELFRVIRPGHPKVIATTLDLTEPQTGPGLLGIRKLQNLYAQSTLHEGPSILNGVQQKIHSSIRLLGNQTPPPLKALGQELAAQAPLRKLSQSIRMMDAALNKLSDSLDTDKTLSQALNRSHNVALAMTYAPGITQGRPAKPLPATITRNLLSDLGQQHAQINPPTAYSIQAPMALFGKSASTIGFFSPAANQYGAIRHVPLVIKYYQHYLPSLGLLTALQSLNIPASSVTYKPNTGLIAGSLVIHTNNKLQIRPHFYAPGHNSGPITYSFVDILKGNISPDALHDKIVLLGLTAPSTVTPLATVSGVKEPPIFILADEISSILNQDAIYTPAWATWVVAATWALIIIFIIFVTQYLSNRSLTIISLLLASTILISIFYPITNMNIWIPLTGPLGLLLFSYLVVVSKRKVITGNRLIHLSTQSIENTRILALAFQEQGQLDLALDRLKQLPINDGTHELLYNLALDYERRRRFDKALDIYHDIQRHNRNYRDIKERLQQIEAILKSKTKRSEISDDTDDNAALMLGAAGLQKPVIGRYVVDKEIGRGAMSVVYQGRDPKIGRIVAIKTLPLNASFDQDELEKVKKRFYREAETAGRLSHPNIVTIYDAGEEHDLAYIAMEYLQGRNLTHFLHRKQLLPTVTILEIIAKCAFALDYAHRQKVIHRDIKPANIMYDIDKNTVKITDFGIARITDSSRTKTGSVMGTPSYMSPEQLAGHQLDGRSDLFSLGITCFQLLTGQLPFCADTMASLMYKITNEAHPALNSLCEDLEPCVSPIINKVLQKNPDKRFQSGRQMGQSLLRCAHEIRKHNS; via the coding sequence ATGCGCGAATCCTTTTGGACCAGAGAATGGTTCCTGGGGTTGATACTGAGCCTGGCGGCTATCATTGCAGCGGCACTCGGGCAATTCAAATATCTTGATCATGCGCTTTATGGCGCAGCCACGCATTTCACCGTTGCCGCCCCGACCCAGCGCATCGCCATCATCTCCATAGACACCAAGAGCCTGGAATCGCTGGGACCCTGGCCATGGCCGCGGAGCCGCATCGCTGAACTGTTTCGTGTGATCCGCCCAGGCCACCCAAAAGTAATTGCAACGACACTTGATCTAACTGAGCCACAGACAGGGCCGGGCTTGCTTGGTATCAGGAAATTACAGAACTTATACGCACAATCAACACTCCATGAAGGCCCAAGCATACTCAATGGAGTCCAGCAGAAAATTCACTCAAGTATTCGCCTCTTAGGAAACCAAACGCCTCCGCCGCTGAAAGCCTTGGGCCAGGAACTGGCGGCGCAGGCGCCCTTGCGAAAACTGTCGCAAAGCATACGCATGATGGATGCGGCACTGAACAAGCTTTCCGACTCGTTGGATACCGACAAAACTCTGAGTCAGGCACTAAATCGTTCACATAACGTAGCCTTAGCGATGACTTATGCTCCCGGAATAACCCAAGGTCGTCCTGCAAAACCGCTACCGGCGACGATAACACGCAATTTGTTAAGCGACCTGGGCCAACAACATGCACAGATAAATCCACCGACCGCGTATTCGATTCAAGCTCCCATGGCCCTGTTCGGAAAGAGCGCCAGCACAATTGGTTTTTTTTCTCCTGCTGCCAACCAGTACGGAGCAATCCGACACGTACCGCTTGTAATAAAATATTATCAGCACTACCTGCCTAGCCTCGGCCTACTGACCGCATTGCAAAGCCTCAACATACCGGCCAGCAGTGTTACGTACAAACCCAACACCGGTCTTATTGCAGGCTCATTAGTCATTCATACCAACAATAAATTGCAAATTCGTCCGCATTTTTATGCACCTGGCCACAACAGTGGCCCCATAACATATAGTTTCGTCGACATACTCAAAGGCAATATTTCACCCGACGCTCTGCACGATAAAATTGTTTTACTCGGACTAACTGCACCGAGTACAGTAACGCCGCTTGCTACTGTTTCGGGCGTGAAGGAGCCTCCGATATTCATACTGGCTGATGAAATATCAAGCATCCTGAACCAGGATGCCATCTACACGCCAGCATGGGCCACATGGGTAGTTGCTGCCACATGGGCATTGATTATTATTTTTATAATATTTGTCACACAATACCTAAGCAACCGATCACTCACGATAATAAGCTTACTGCTTGCCAGCACAATACTCATTAGTATTTTTTATCCGATAACGAACATGAATATCTGGATACCGTTAACGGGTCCGCTCGGTTTGTTGCTATTCAGCTACCTTGTTGTAGTATCCAAGCGCAAGGTCATTACCGGCAACCGCCTTATCCATTTATCGACACAAAGCATAGAAAATACACGGATACTGGCCCTTGCGTTTCAGGAACAAGGGCAACTTGATCTAGCACTGGATCGCCTGAAGCAACTGCCGATCAATGACGGAACTCACGAGTTACTATACAACCTGGCACTTGATTACGAGCGTCGCCGGCGCTTTGACAAGGCTCTCGATATTTATCATGACATACAGCGTCATAATCGGAACTATCGCGATATCAAAGAAAGATTGCAGCAAATAGAAGCAATCCTTAAATCGAAAACCAAGCGCTCGGAAATCAGTGATGACACGGATGACAATGCGGCACTCATGCTCGGAGCCGCAGGTCTGCAAAAACCAGTTATCGGGCGTTACGTAGTCGACAAGGAAATCGGCCGTGGGGCCATGAGCGTCGTCTACCAAGGCCGCGATCCGAAAATAGGACGGATCGTTGCCATTAAAACACTCCCTCTTAACGCATCTTTTGACCAGGATGAACTGGAAAAAGTGAAAAAACGCTTCTATCGTGAAGCAGAAACGGCTGGCCGTTTGAGTCATCCGAATATCGTGACCATCTATGACGCCGGTGAAGAGCATGATCTGGCTTACATCGCAATGGAATACCTGCAAGGCAGAAATTTGACGCACTTCCTGCACCGCAAACAACTACTGCCTACTGTCACGATTCTCGAAATAATCGCGAAATGCGCATTTGCGCTCGACTACGCCCATCGCCAGAAAGTCATTCATCGCGACATCAAACCCGCCAACATCATGTACGATATCGACAAGAATACTGTGAAAATTACGGACTTTGGTATCGCCAGAATCACCGATTCAAGCCGCACAAAAACCGGCTCAGTCATGGGTACCCCCTCGTACATGTCGCCAGAGCAACTGGCCGGCCATCAGCTAGACGGCAGGTCCGACCTGTTTTCACTTGGTATTACATGCTTTCAGTTACTGACAGGCCAACTACCCTTTTGCGCAGACACCATGGCCTCACTGATGTATAAAATAACCAACGAAGCACACCCGGCGCTGAACAGCTTGTGCGAAGACCTCGAGCCTTGCGTCAGCCCTATCATCAATAAGGTGCTACAAAAAAACCCCGACAAGCGTTTTCAATCCGGCCGTCAAATGGGCCAGTCTCTCTTGCGCTGCGCACATGAAATAAGGAAACACAACTCATGA
- a CDS encoding methyltransferase domain-containing protein: MAKISDTSDELREKRLVDWYASPQGEKTLALLREVLAELLSTRFGYLGIQVGGGAINPSLAELSRVREHVLVSTLPDRGDIRASPLALPVASECADLLLLLHTVENASDPYQVLRELERVLVPEGDAVMVSFNPWSIWGMSSWFVGRLRGDVYAPWQGRFYTQRRLKDWFRLLGFELVTVRRFGFRSPSWHGWFEHRCAWMEKVGPRWFPALGGVQIIIARKRRTRLTLIKSRWRPLSVRVGGRVAGAASRSVLRVED; encoded by the coding sequence ATGGCCAAGATCAGTGACACGTCGGATGAGTTGCGCGAAAAGCGCCTTGTGGACTGGTATGCAAGCCCTCAGGGTGAAAAGACGCTCGCATTGTTGCGGGAAGTGCTTGCCGAATTGCTGTCAACGCGATTCGGTTATCTTGGGATACAGGTCGGGGGAGGGGCGATCAATCCATCACTTGCCGAGCTGAGCCGGGTGCGTGAGCATGTTTTGGTCAGCACCTTGCCCGATCGTGGGGATATACGGGCCAGTCCACTGGCCCTTCCTGTGGCCTCGGAATGCGCTGATCTGTTGCTGTTGCTGCATACGGTTGAAAATGCGTCGGATCCTTATCAGGTATTGCGTGAGTTGGAGCGAGTGTTGGTGCCGGAGGGCGACGCGGTGATGGTGAGCTTCAATCCATGGAGTATCTGGGGAATGTCGTCCTGGTTTGTCGGGCGGCTCCGGGGTGATGTTTATGCGCCGTGGCAGGGGCGCTTTTACACGCAACGCAGGCTGAAGGACTGGTTTAGATTGCTGGGCTTTGAGCTGGTTACAGTGCGGCGATTTGGTTTTCGGTCACCATCGTGGCATGGCTGGTTTGAGCACCGTTGCGCGTGGATGGAGAAGGTTGGTCCGCGATGGTTTCCAGCCTTGGGTGGAGTGCAGATAATTATTGCCCGCAAGCGCCGCACGCGCCTGACGCTGATCAAGTCGCGTTGGCGACCACTGTCTGTCAGGGTTGGGGGTCGGGTTGCGGGTGCTGCGTCGAGGAGTGTTTTGCGTGTCGAGGACTGA
- the rnhA gene encoding ribonuclease HI: MSRTDVEIFTDGACRGNPGPGGWGALLQYQGARRELSGAEADTTNNRMELLAAISALEALKRPCHVVLTTDSTYVRDGITRWLPGWKRKNWRTSSGSAVKNQDLWQRLDAASARHEVRWEWVKGHAGHPGNEAADQLATRAIDRLLGGAD; this comes from the coding sequence GTGTCGAGGACTGATGTTGAAATATTCACGGATGGCGCATGCCGTGGGAACCCCGGCCCGGGCGGCTGGGGTGCGTTGTTGCAGTATCAGGGGGCAAGGCGCGAGCTGTCCGGCGCCGAGGCTGATACAACGAACAATCGTATGGAGTTGCTGGCAGCGATCAGCGCACTTGAGGCGCTAAAGCGCCCATGCCATGTGGTTTTGACGACTGATTCCACGTATGTTCGTGACGGTATCACACGGTGGCTGCCGGGATGGAAGCGCAAGAACTGGCGTACGTCTTCAGGGTCGGCGGTGAAAAATCAGGATCTGTGGCAGCGCCTGGATGCTGCCTCGGCGCGTCATGAAGTTCGCTGGGAGTGGGTCAAAGGGCATGCCGGACATCCAGGAAACGAAGCGGCGGATCAACTCGCCACGCGGGCTATCGATCGTCTGTTGGGCGGTGCCGACTGA
- a CDS encoding LysE family translocator — protein sequence MPDGQVWWVFIPASLALIIVPGPDLLFLLSQGIQRGRAAGLATALGLASGNLVHTLGATLGVSIIFRTSAVAFATLKFAGVAYLLYLAWQVWKSAGKSLGDSPVVAVPGHAKLFRRGFLMNVLNPKVALFFLAFLPQFAKPEAGSIAIQMALLGGVFTLLVVVVFGMAGWFAGTLRPWLLRRGKRMRRVGAWFLVGVYCALAVRLALATR from the coding sequence ATGCCTGATGGTCAGGTATGGTGGGTGTTCATTCCAGCATCCCTGGCTTTGATCATCGTGCCCGGCCCGGATTTGCTGTTCCTGCTGAGTCAGGGAATCCAGCGCGGCCGTGCCGCAGGTTTAGCCACTGCGCTGGGTTTGGCAAGTGGCAATCTGGTGCATACATTGGGCGCGACGCTGGGTGTTTCGATCATATTTCGTACGTCCGCAGTCGCTTTTGCAACGCTCAAGTTTGCCGGGGTGGCTTATCTGCTGTATCTGGCCTGGCAGGTCTGGAAGAGTGCCGGGAAATCTTTGGGCGATTCTCCAGTCGTAGCCGTTCCGGGTCATGCGAAATTGTTCCGGCGGGGATTTCTGATGAATGTTCTCAATCCGAAAGTTGCGCTATTTTTTCTGGCATTTTTGCCCCAGTTCGCAAAACCCGAAGCAGGGTCGATTGCCATACAGATGGCGCTGCTTGGGGGTGTCTTTACGCTGTTGGTTGTGGTCGTTTTCGGGATGGCCGGTTGGTTTGCGGGAACGTTGAGGCCGTGGTTGTTGCGCAGAGGTAAGCGAATGCGTCGAGTCGGTGCCTGGTTCCTGGTTGGTGTTTATTGCGCGCTGGCTGTGCGCCTGGCACTGGCCACGCGTTGA
- the dnaQ gene encoding DNA polymerase III subunit epsilon — protein sequence MRQIVLDTETTGLEHQQGHRIIEIGCVELERRRATGRYFHHYIQPDREVDEGALAVHGISNEFLADKPRFDQVVDEFLEFVCGAELIIHNAPFDMGFLNAELKRLGERYPAMETQCSVIDSLALARQMHPGQRNSLDALCKRYGVNNEHRELHGALLDARILADVYLVMTGGQTSLSLGAHESSGDQAQDGAGEVVRRLADDRPRLRVISATKEELDHHAVFLDALSESAGGACIWSRD from the coding sequence ATGCGCCAGATTGTGCTGGATACTGAAACGACGGGCCTGGAGCACCAACAGGGCCACAGGATAATCGAGATCGGCTGTGTTGAGCTGGAGAGGCGTCGCGCGACCGGTCGGTATTTTCATCACTATATTCAGCCTGATCGCGAAGTGGATGAGGGCGCGCTTGCCGTACATGGAATCAGCAATGAATTTCTGGCCGACAAACCGCGTTTCGATCAGGTTGTTGACGAGTTTCTTGAGTTTGTTTGTGGCGCGGAACTGATTATTCACAACGCGCCCTTCGATATGGGGTTTTTGAATGCCGAACTGAAACGACTCGGTGAGCGCTATCCGGCGATGGAAACGCAATGCAGCGTGATCGATTCGCTGGCTCTGGCCAGGCAGATGCATCCGGGGCAACGCAATAGTCTGGATGCCCTGTGCAAACGCTATGGCGTGAACAACGAACATCGTGAGTTGCATGGAGCGCTGCTCGACGCTCGGATTCTGGCCGATGTTTATCTGGTGATGACCGGTGGGCAGACGAGCTTGTCGCTCGGCGCGCATGAAAGCTCTGGGGATCAAGCGCAGGATGGGGCAGGAGAAGTCGTCCGACGCCTAGCTGATGATCGGCCGCGACTGCGGGTGATTTCGGCGACGAAAGAGGAACTCGACCACCATGCGGTGTTTCTTGATGCCTTGTCGGAATCGGCCGGCGGGGCATGCATCTGGAGCCGGGATTGA
- the smpB gene encoding SsrA-binding protein SmpB, translated as MSRKKTTTGSATIAVNRPARHDYFIEDSFEAGIALEGWEVKSLRAGRVQMNESYAFVRHGEIWLFGAHLSPLNSASTHVKPDATRTRKLLLHREEINRLIGAVERKGYALVPLSLYWKRGRAKLELGLAKGKKQHDKRATEREREWGRDRERLLKHAR; from the coding sequence ATGAGCAGGAAAAAAACCACCACCGGATCGGCAACGATCGCCGTCAATCGCCCCGCACGCCACGATTACTTCATCGAAGACTCCTTCGAGGCCGGTATCGCACTGGAAGGCTGGGAAGTCAAAAGCCTGCGCGCGGGCCGGGTACAGATGAACGAAAGTTATGCTTTCGTGCGCCACGGAGAAATCTGGCTGTTCGGCGCGCATCTGTCTCCGCTCAACAGTGCCTCGACACACGTCAAACCTGACGCTACCCGTACTCGAAAGCTTCTGCTGCACCGCGAAGAAATAAACCGTCTGATCGGCGCGGTCGAGCGCAAAGGCTATGCGCTGGTGCCGCTGTCGCTATATTGGAAACGCGGGCGCGCGAAACTGGAACTCGGTCTGGCAAAAGGCAAGAAACAGCACGACAAACGCGCCACCGAGCGCGAACGCGAATGGGGTCGTGACCGCGAACGTTTGCTGAAACACGCGCGCTGA
- a CDS encoding sodium-dependent transporter, with protein MSERKSIHGEWSSGMAFFLAATGSAIGLGNIWRFPYLAGENGGGAFILVYLACIVLIALPILIAEITLGRRGRESPLNTFRRLALDEGRSRAWAGVGFIGMLSGIIILSFYSVVAGWSLEYIWLSLRGAYQGASADRTDQLFSMLTSSPWQQMFWYTLFLALTLIIVARGVRKGLERAVWIMVPLLFVLLAVLVAYALVVGDAHAAIVYLYSVDFSRLSGHAVLLAMGHSFFTLSLGIGAMIVYGAYMPNRLSIMRAAISVAVADTVVAVLAGLAIFPLLFARHLPVAQGPKLIFASLPAAFGSLPFGFLFGAAFFALLTLAAWTSAISIIEPVVSWLVELGWSRPRSVLAVGSVVWMSSMLIDFSLNVWSGITWQGRTLFDLFNFVSSDIMLPLGGLLIALFAGWVISERSLRQELRMNRGALRLWLWVLRYVTPVGVLLIFLNALGLIRGAL; from the coding sequence GTGAGTGAACGCAAATCGATACATGGTGAATGGTCATCCGGGATGGCGTTTTTTCTGGCCGCTACTGGTTCCGCGATAGGGCTGGGCAATATTTGGCGGTTCCCCTACCTGGCAGGTGAAAATGGCGGTGGTGCGTTCATATTGGTCTATCTGGCCTGTATCGTGCTGATTGCGCTACCCATATTGATCGCGGAGATTACCCTTGGGCGGCGTGGACGCGAAAGCCCACTCAACACCTTCCGTCGCTTGGCGCTGGATGAGGGGCGCAGTCGTGCCTGGGCGGGTGTTGGGTTTATCGGCATGCTCTCTGGCATCATTATTTTGTCGTTCTACAGCGTTGTTGCCGGCTGGAGCCTGGAATATATCTGGCTGAGTTTGCGCGGAGCCTATCAGGGCGCCTCTGCGGATCGGACCGATCAATTGTTCTCGATGTTGACTTCCAGCCCCTGGCAACAGATGTTCTGGTATACCCTTTTCCTCGCGTTGACCCTGATAATCGTCGCGCGCGGTGTCCGCAAGGGTCTCGAAAGAGCCGTGTGGATCATGGTGCCGTTGTTGTTCGTTTTGCTCGCGGTGCTAGTGGCGTACGCGTTGGTGGTGGGTGATGCGCATGCGGCAATCGTTTATCTCTACTCGGTGGATTTTTCCAGACTCAGCGGACACGCTGTGCTGCTCGCCATGGGGCATTCTTTTTTCACGTTGAGTCTCGGCATCGGCGCAATGATAGTCTACGGTGCCTATATGCCGAACAGACTTTCGATCATGCGTGCGGCGATTAGCGTCGCGGTCGCCGATACGGTGGTCGCGGTATTGGCCGGACTGGCGATTTTCCCGTTGTTGTTCGCCAGGCATCTGCCTGTTGCGCAGGGACCGAAACTGATTTTTGCATCGTTGCCCGCTGCCTTTGGCAGTTTGCCGTTTGGTTTTCTGTTCGGTGCAGCATTTTTCGCCTTGCTCACGCTTGCGGCCTGGACATCGGCGATATCGATCATCGAGCCGGTCGTGAGTTGGCTGGTGGAGCTGGGGTGGAGCCGGCCACGCAGCGTGCTGGCGGTCGGTTCGGTGGTCTGGATGAGCAGCATGCTGATCGATTTTTCGCTCAATGTTTGGTCCGGCATAACCTGGCAGGGGCGCACGTTATTCGACCTGTTCAACTTCGTTAGCTCGGATATCATGTTGCCCCTCGGCGGACTGCTGATCGCATTGTTCGCCGGTTGGGTGATCTCCGAGCGCTCGTTGCGCCAGGAGTTACGGATGAATCGTGGCGCGTTGCGCCTCTGGTTGTGGGTCCTGCGTTATGTGACGCCGGTTGGTGTATTACTGATTTTTTTGAATGCCCTGGGGCTGATACGGGGAGCTTTATGA
- a CDS encoding type II toxin-antitoxin system RatA family toxin yields the protein MTTLSRSALVAYEPQEMYALVNDIEHYPEFLPWCRSTQVHARSDDEVRATIEIAKGSVRKSFTTRNHMQTGKMIEVGLVDGPFSHLHGFWRFDRLGDTACKVSLDMEFDFSNRLLGLAIGPVFSQIVISLVDAFVKRARDVYGPR from the coding sequence ATGACAACGTTGAGTCGAAGTGCGCTGGTCGCTTACGAACCGCAGGAAATGTATGCGCTGGTTAACGACATCGAACACTATCCCGAGTTTCTGCCGTGGTGCAGATCGACGCAAGTGCACGCGCGAAGCGATGACGAGGTTCGCGCGACGATAGAAATCGCCAAGGGCAGCGTGCGCAAGAGCTTCACTACGCGCAATCATATGCAGACTGGCAAGATGATCGAGGTAGGGCTGGTCGATGGGCCATTCAGTCATTTGCATGGTTTCTGGCGCTTCGATCGGTTAGGCGACACGGCATGCAAGGTGTCGCTCGACATGGAGTTCGATTTTTCGAACCGGTTGCTGGGCCTGGCGATCGGACCCGTGTTCAGTCAGATCGTCATCTCGTTGGTCGATGCGTTCGTCAAGCGCGCGCGGGATGTGTACGGGCCGCGGTGA
- a CDS encoding RnfH family protein, producing the protein MNEGPPAPRAELAVEVAYARPDQQVVLSLKVRQGMRLGEIIRSSGLLERFPEIDLTVAKIGVFGRRRTLDELARAGDRIEVYRPLQADPKESRRRRAAARDGLES; encoded by the coding sequence GTGAACGAAGGGCCTCCGGCGCCACGCGCGGAACTTGCTGTCGAAGTGGCATATGCGCGGCCCGATCAACAAGTCGTGCTGTCGCTCAAGGTTCGCCAGGGCATGCGTCTTGGCGAAATCATCCGTAGTTCAGGGTTGCTCGAACGTTTTCCAGAGATCGACCTGACGGTGGCCAAAATCGGTGTATTCGGCAGACGCCGGACGCTGGATGAACTTGCCCGGGCGGGCGACCGCATCGAGGTGTACCGGCCGCTCCAGGCCGACCCGAAGGAGAGCCGTCGACGGCGGGCAGCCGCAAGGGACGGGCTTGAGTCCTAG
- a CDS encoding outer membrane protein assembly factor BamE translates to MKRLLIASMAAMILSLSGCSWFEGYRPPIQQGNVVSSQQVARLQPGMSKEQVRFIIGDPMLVDPFDPNRWDYTYYDQPSFGKTTTHHLTLYFSHGQLARIVGKGATTVTRK, encoded by the coding sequence ATGAAACGACTACTCATCGCCTCGATGGCGGCTATGATTCTATCACTCAGCGGCTGCAGCTGGTTCGAGGGGTATCGCCCGCCGATTCAGCAGGGCAATGTCGTCAGCAGCCAGCAAGTCGCCCGTTTGCAACCCGGCATGAGCAAAGAACAGGTTCGCTTTATCATCGGCGACCCCATGCTCGTTGATCCGTTCGATCCCAATCGCTGGGATTACACGTATTACGACCAGCCGAGCTTCGGCAAGACCACCACGCATCACCTGACGCTTTACTTCAGTCACGGCCAGCTCGCACGTATCGTCGGAAAAGGCGCAACCACCGTGACCCGCAAATAA
- the fur gene encoding ferric iron uptake transcriptional regulator, protein MPTASEGQELKRAGLKITLPRMKILEILETAEPSHMTAEDIYRRLLDSGEEIGLATVYRVLTQFEAAGLVHRLHFEGGQAVFELDRGHHHDHIVCVECGHVEEFFDSVIEARQKAIASENGFDIRDHSLILYGECMRAECPNRMARGA, encoded by the coding sequence ATGCCGACTGCATCCGAAGGACAGGAACTCAAGCGCGCGGGGCTCAAGATCACGTTGCCACGCATGAAGATACTCGAAATTCTCGAAACGGCGGAGCCCAGCCATATGACGGCCGAAGACATCTACCGCCGTTTGCTCGATTCGGGAGAGGAAATCGGGTTGGCGACGGTCTACCGCGTGTTGACACAGTTCGAGGCTGCCGGTTTGGTGCACCGACTGCATTTTGAAGGCGGGCAGGCGGTGTTCGAACTGGATCGTGGTCATCACCATGATCACATCGTCTGCGTCGAGTGTGGCCATGTCGAGGAGTTCTTCGACAGCGTTATTGAGGCGCGCCAAAAGGCCATCGCGTCCGAAAACGGTTTTGATATCCGCGATCATTCGTTGATTCTTTACGGCGAATGTATGCGGGCTGAATGCCCGAATCGCATGGCGCGAGGCGCTTAG